The genomic DNA CGGCTTGGCCCTCGATGCGCTGGAGAGCGAGGGGCTGATCAAGACCCTGGCCGAGCCCAACCTGACGGCGTTGTCCGGCGAGACAGCTAGCTTTCTGGCGGGTGGCGAGGTTCCGGTGCCGGCTGGGGTTGACAGCAACGGCAATCTGACCATCACTTTCCGCAATTTCGGCGTCGAGCTGGAGTTCACGCCGACGGTGCTCGACACCGGACACATCAACCTGCAGGTGAGGACTGAAGTCAGCGAAGTCGATAACTCCCAGTCCGCCGTCGTCCAGGGCACTTCGGTGCCGGGCTTCCGCGTCCGTCGCGCCACCACCACGGTGGAGATGGCGAGCGGCGGTGCCTTGGTCATCGGCGGCCTTTTGCAGAACGATTTTAGCAATATCGTGGCGGGGCTGCCCGGGCTGGCGAACCTGCCCATCCTCGGCGCGCTTTTCCGCTCGACCGACTTCACCAAGGGCGAAACCGAGCTGGTGGTGACGGTCTCAGCCTTCCTGGTGCGGCCCGTCGACGATCGTGCCATTGTGCTGCCCACCGACGGTTTCGCGCCGGCCAGCGACATCGACATGTTCTTGCTGGGGCGCCTACACACCGAATACGGCCGCCCGGGCTCGACGCCGCCGACGGGACGGGTGCAGGGCCCGATCGGCTTTATCATGGAATGATCGACTATGATGGGCGAGCATGGCATGA from Alphaproteobacteria bacterium includes the following:
- a CDS encoding type II and III secretion system protein family protein; this translates as AEQQVMLRVRMVEVRRRIIKSLGIRAAIGTGKAVREAAPTLIQDLTGTGIIGPLAEGQIRFGLFPGPFNNPLRNVGLALDALESEGLIKTLAEPNLTALSGETASFLAGGEVPVPAGVDSNGNLTITFRNFGVELEFTPTVLDTGHINLQVRTEVSEVDNSQSAVVQGTSVPGFRVRRATTTVEMASGGALVIGGLLQNDFSNIVAGLPGLANLPILGALFRSTDFTKGETELVVTVSAFLVRPVDDRAIVLPTDGFAPASDIDMFLLGRLHTEYGRPGSTPPTGRVQGPIGFIME